The following are encoded together in the Kineosporiaceae bacterium genome:
- a CDS encoding DUF3263 domain-containing protein: MEAARLVEPQVDSLSARDREILAFERQWWKYAGAKEQAVRDLFEMSSTRYYQVLNSLIDRPAALAHDPMLVKRLRRMRQTRQRARSARRLGMG, encoded by the coding sequence ATGGAAGCCGCACGTCTCGTGGAGCCTCAGGTCGACTCGTTGTCAGCGCGCGATCGCGAGATCCTCGCGTTCGAACGGCAGTGGTGGAAGTACGCCGGTGCCAAGGAGCAGGCGGTGCGCGACCTGTTCGAGATGTCCTCGACGCGGTACTACCAGGTGCTCAACTCCCTGATCGACCGCCCGGCTGCCCTGGCTCACGACCCCATGCTGGTCAAGCGGCTGCGCCGGATGCGCCAAACGCGTCAGCGGGCGCGGTCGGCGCGCCGGTTGGGCATGGGCTG